A region of Streptomyces sp. NBC_00654 DNA encodes the following proteins:
- a CDS encoding CDP-glycerol glycerophosphotransferase family protein — translation MSDFSCVVTEGGGEAALRTSVESVLGQSLRAGEALVVLAAQGDPATRATARALAGGAAGRVRVIVAGPEARSTAALRNVGLDAATGRYVLVLGTGERLQRHACRNLWEAGERTRADLVAGRWSRVTAEGGKEQEPPWQERLYARSRTVGRWTEAPELAVRDALVTGFCLRREALERHGLRYAEDLGHSEILFGPVAAAAVGRIALVRRLIVSGRTVPDRGRDIAALAEAHRRAMDALVAQGLHGLRSERERAFARDHLVPLARTFPRLPAAERARAAEAAARALDGPVPPDLPPLERVAVHLLARGDADGLLAAAYALSRPGTVAAPLTASGDGRVYWEIPGADGHGPTRVDVSELGHQYREFGELRLMNRLTRCTGDAGRLLLEGHLVLPSRTGPDPARPLTARLEFRVRGGTRAFTLPVDELRRGPAGIAWRTRADVTRVLRPAGGRDTVWDARMTVEAGGTRSVSDLFAPQDLTEGGTGADGPVRLRARPRLGPLAGETWQPYVTVKDHLALRLLARRRPARVTRSLVHYATHFRPARRARLLRRALRTRLERYRSRGFKAPVYNTWLCRLPMRRGSVVFESHMGKCYGDSPRAIHEEIRRQGLRLRPVWSYENSPTGFPGDARLVRRWSWRYLWALARAEYWVDNQGFPQHLRKPARTTYLQTWHGSAYKRMGFDETRVRMQNAPQRHRLQEAVHRFDHFLVRSEHDVRTLAHAYRLPEERLLRTGYPRNDVLFAERARDEAEGRLPRGPLAEALGLPDHRRTVLYAPTFRGGPGKYRKRRLPLDIARFAERFGDEYTLLVRAHYLEEAKLPACPPGTVLDVSHHHDVGELLTLADVLITDYSSIMFDFALLDRPIVLFAPDLDGYTATRGSYFDLRKKAPGPVAGTEEELFAALAELKEADTEFGPARAAFAAEFGGYDRGDAARQVVGTVFARHTIRHQEAGR, via the coding sequence CCGGAGGCACGGTCCACCGCGGCGCTGCGCAACGTCGGTCTGGACGCCGCCACCGGCCGCTACGTCCTGGTGCTCGGCACCGGCGAACGCCTCCAGCGGCACGCCTGCCGCAACCTGTGGGAGGCCGGCGAGCGCACCCGCGCCGATCTGGTCGCCGGGCGCTGGAGCCGGGTGACCGCGGAGGGCGGCAAGGAGCAGGAGCCGCCCTGGCAGGAGCGGCTGTACGCGCGCTCGCGCACCGTCGGACGCTGGACCGAGGCGCCCGAACTGGCGGTCAGGGACGCCCTGGTGACCGGGTTCTGCCTGCGCCGCGAGGCCCTGGAGCGGCACGGTCTGCGGTACGCGGAGGACCTCGGCCACAGCGAGATCCTCTTCGGGCCCGTGGCCGCCGCCGCGGTCGGCCGGATCGCCCTGGTCCGCCGGCTGATCGTGTCCGGACGTACGGTGCCCGACCGGGGCCGGGACATCGCCGCACTGGCCGAGGCGCACCGCCGGGCCATGGACGCGCTGGTGGCGCAGGGCCTGCACGGGCTGCGGTCCGAGCGGGAGCGGGCCTTCGCACGGGACCATCTGGTGCCGCTGGCCCGGACGTTCCCGCGGCTGCCGGCCGCCGAGCGGGCACGGGCCGCAGAGGCCGCCGCCCGCGCGCTCGACGGCCCGGTCCCCCCGGACCTGCCGCCCCTCGAACGGGTCGCCGTCCACCTGCTGGCGCGCGGCGACGCGGACGGGCTCCTCGCGGCGGCGTACGCGCTGAGCAGACCCGGCACCGTCGCGGCCCCGCTCACCGCGAGTGGGGACGGACGGGTGTACTGGGAGATCCCGGGCGCGGACGGACACGGGCCCACCCGGGTCGACGTCAGCGAACTGGGCCACCAGTACCGGGAGTTCGGCGAGCTCCGGCTGATGAACCGGCTCACCCGCTGCACCGGCGACGCGGGCCGGCTGCTGCTCGAAGGGCACCTCGTCCTGCCCTCGCGCACCGGCCCCGATCCCGCGCGGCCCCTCACCGCCCGGCTGGAGTTCCGGGTCCGGGGCGGCACCCGTGCCTTCACGCTCCCGGTGGACGAACTGCGGCGCGGGCCCGCCGGGATCGCCTGGCGGACCCGGGCCGACGTCACCCGGGTCCTGCGGCCGGCCGGCGGGCGCGACACCGTGTGGGACGCCCGGATGACCGTGGAGGCGGGCGGCACCCGGTCCGTCAGCGATCTCTTCGCGCCGCAGGACCTCACGGAGGGCGGGACCGGTGCGGACGGCCCGGTCCGGTTGCGCGCCCGCCCCCGGCTGGGCCCGCTCGCCGGGGAGACCTGGCAGCCCTACGTCACGGTCAAGGACCATCTGGCGCTCCGGCTCCTGGCCCGCCGCCGCCCCGCCCGGGTGACGCGGAGCCTGGTCCACTACGCCACCCACTTCCGCCCCGCCCGCCGGGCCAGGCTCCTCCGGCGCGCCCTGCGCACCCGGCTGGAACGCTACCGCTCCCGGGGATTCAAGGCCCCCGTCTACAACACCTGGCTCTGCCGCCTCCCGATGCGCAGGGGCTCCGTCGTCTTCGAGAGCCACATGGGCAAGTGCTACGGCGACAGCCCGCGCGCCATCCACGAGGAGATCCGCAGACAGGGGCTGCGGCTGCGCCCCGTCTGGTCGTACGAGAACTCCCCGACGGGCTTCCCCGGTGACGCGCGGCTCGTGCGCCGCTGGTCGTGGCGGTATCTGTGGGCGCTCGCCCGCGCGGAGTACTGGGTCGACAACCAGGGCTTCCCGCAGCACCTGCGCAAGCCCGCCCGCACCACGTACCTCCAGACCTGGCACGGGTCCGCATACAAGCGCATGGGCTTCGACGAGACCCGGGTGCGGATGCAGAACGCCCCGCAGCGCCACCGGCTCCAGGAGGCCGTGCACCGCTTCGACCACTTCCTCGTCCGCTCCGAGCACGATGTGCGCACCCTCGCCCACGCCTACCGGCTCCCCGAGGAGCGGCTGCTGCGGACCGGCTACCCGCGCAACGACGTCCTGTTCGCGGAACGGGCGCGTGACGAGGCGGAGGGCCGGCTGCCGCGCGGGCCGCTCGCCGAGGCCCTCGGACTGCCCGACCACCGCAGGACCGTCCTGTACGCGCCCACCTTCCGGGGCGGCCCCGGGAAGTACCGCAAGCGCCGTCTGCCGTTGGACATCGCGCGGTTCGCCGAGCGCTTCGGCGACGAGTACACGCTGCTCGTGCGCGCCCACTACCTGGAGGAGGCGAAGCTGCCCGCCTGCCCGCCCGGCACCGTCCTGGACGTCTCGCACCATCACGACGTCGGTGAACTCCTCACGCTCGCCGACGTACTGATCACCGACTACTCGTCGATCATGTTCGACTTCGCGCTGCTCGACCGTCCCATCGTCCTGTTCGCCCCCGACCTCGATGGATACACGGCCACCCGGGGCAGCTACTTCGACCTGCGGAAGAAGGCGCCGGGTCCGGTGGCCGGGACGGAGGAGGAGCTGTTCGCCGCGCTCGCGGAACTGAAGGAGGCCGACACGGAATTCGGCCCGGCCCGCGCCGCCTTCGCCGCCGAGTTCGGCGGCTACGACCGGGGCGACGCGGCCCGGCAGGTCGTCGGCACCGTGTTCGCCCGGCACACCATCCGCCACCAGGAGGCCGGCCGATGA